In the genome of Nocardia sp. NBC_00416, one region contains:
- a CDS encoding acyl-CoA dehydrogenase family protein — translation MIAAGSNTELGIGQSFIDELAARAQAAEDARRLPEQTIADAVASGFLGALVPKRFGGPQERFPAVLDPIRRMAHGCVSSAWTLGFYALHNWLLALFPEQAQTEAYGSGPFLCPAPLAPTGRGIPAEGGILLSGRWSWATGVMSGNWIMVGALCGPTDDLYLALTLLPADGVVIEDVWHTEGMRATGSNDVVIENVFVPEHRMARVLDIYGGTAPGARLHDASTYRWPLVPALALAASMPALGAAERATDIYADRLEGRVLYEGGTRQRDKPIAQAHLGQAQVRLRALHGLLDDTVGEIEGLLDTGTPVAVPVRAQARLAAAHIVRESRSVIGDLLSASGASVHFTDHPMQRLKRDVDVLSGHVVFDYDTARELAGATAIGIKVPRSAML, via the coding sequence ATGATTGCGGCGGGGTCGAATACAGAGTTGGGAATCGGTCAGAGTTTCATCGACGAACTGGCCGCGCGGGCGCAGGCCGCCGAGGACGCGCGCAGATTACCGGAGCAGACCATCGCCGACGCGGTGGCCTCGGGTTTCCTCGGAGCGCTGGTGCCCAAGCGGTTCGGCGGCCCGCAGGAGAGATTCCCCGCCGTGCTGGATCCGATTCGCCGGATGGCCCACGGATGTGTGTCGAGCGCGTGGACGCTGGGATTCTATGCCCTGCACAACTGGCTGCTCGCCCTGTTTCCCGAACAGGCGCAGACCGAGGCCTACGGCAGCGGTCCGTTCCTGTGCCCGGCCCCACTGGCGCCGACCGGCCGGGGGATTCCCGCCGAGGGCGGGATCCTGCTGTCGGGCCGGTGGTCCTGGGCCACCGGCGTGATGAGCGGCAACTGGATCATGGTGGGCGCGCTGTGCGGGCCCACCGACGACCTCTACCTCGCGCTGACACTGCTGCCCGCCGACGGCGTCGTGATCGAGGACGTGTGGCATACCGAGGGGATGCGCGCGACGGGATCCAACGATGTCGTGATCGAGAATGTATTCGTCCCCGAACACCGGATGGCGCGGGTGCTCGACATCTACGGCGGCACCGCGCCCGGAGCCCGCCTGCACGACGCCAGCACCTACCGATGGCCGCTGGTACCGGCCCTGGCGCTGGCCGCGTCGATGCCGGCGTTGGGAGCGGCCGAACGCGCCACCGATATCTACGCCGACCGTCTCGAGGGCCGGGTCCTGTACGAGGGCGGTACCCGGCAGCGGGACAAACCGATCGCCCAGGCCCACCTGGGGCAGGCTCAGGTCCGGCTGCGCGCCCTGCACGGCCTGCTCGACGATACGGTCGGCGAGATCGAAGGGCTGCTCGACACCGGAACGCCCGTCGCGGTGCCGGTCCGGGCGCAGGCCCGGCTGGCCGCCGCGCATATCGTCCGAGAGTCCCGGTCGGTCATCGGCGACCTGCTGTCCGCGTCCGGCGCGAGTGTGCACTTCACCGACCATCCGATGCAGCGGTTGAAACGCGACGTCGACGTGCTGAGCGGCCATGTGGTCTTCGACTACGACACCGCCCGCGAACTCGCCGGGGCCACCGCGATCGGTATTAAGGTGCCACGTTCGGCCATGCTCTGA
- a CDS encoding VOC family protein, which yields MLTALPIRYVADVEESRRFYAGLGLRPGNDTGLSVWTQLDADAGAVGIHDASVSKGRPPGAVELGFATDEPLETVATRLREAGYTPELVEEDFGRSLRLIDPDGVTIQIQELDTEVMRRSEAALRE from the coding sequence GTGCTGACTGCACTGCCTATCCGATACGTCGCCGATGTCGAGGAATCCCGCCGTTTCTACGCCGGGCTCGGATTGCGCCCCGGCAATGACACCGGACTGTCGGTCTGGACGCAACTGGACGCGGACGCGGGCGCGGTGGGCATCCACGACGCCTCGGTCTCGAAGGGGCGTCCGCCGGGCGCCGTGGAACTGGGATTCGCCACCGACGAGCCCCTCGAAACAGTCGCCACCCGCCTGCGCGAAGCCGGTTACACCCCGGAGTTGGTCGAGGAGGACTTCGGACGCAGCCTCCGGCTGATCGACCCCGACGGCGTCACCATCCAGATCCAGGAACTGGACACCGAGGTCATGCGCCGCTCGGAGGCCGCGCTTCGGGAATAG
- a CDS encoding CaiB/BaiF CoA transferase family protein, with the protein MDSATTGALDGIRVLEIGTLISGPFAGRLLGDMGAEVIKLEPPDAPDPLRTWGQAELDGHHFFWTVHARNKKALTLNLREDAGRDLFLELAETSDIIVENLRPGTLERWGLGYEVLRARNRGIILVRVSGYGQTGPEAQKAGYASVAEAASGLRHMNGFPGGPPPRLALSLGDSLAGMFAAQGALAALYRRTVTGDGQIVDAALTEACLAVQESTIPDYDVGGVVRGPSGTRLEGIAPSNIYRSADGSWVVIAANQDTVFRRLCAAMERPELATDERFAGHTARGRNQDVLDEIIGEWAAARQPAEIIATLNEAGVISGPINTVAEVVTDPQLNARGMIADHYDERIQRNVKGPGVIPVLSVTPGTIRNAGSARPGQHNDEVYSGLLGKTEAELEALRSRGII; encoded by the coding sequence ATGGACTCCGCGACTACGGGCGCTCTGGACGGTATCCGGGTACTCGAGATCGGCACGTTGATCTCCGGACCGTTCGCCGGACGGCTACTCGGCGATATGGGCGCCGAGGTGATCAAACTGGAGCCGCCGGACGCCCCCGACCCGCTGCGCACCTGGGGCCAGGCCGAACTGGACGGGCATCACTTCTTCTGGACGGTGCACGCGCGCAACAAGAAAGCGCTCACCCTCAACCTCCGGGAAGACGCCGGTCGGGACCTGTTCCTGGAACTGGCGGAGACGTCCGACATCATCGTGGAGAATCTGCGCCCCGGCACGCTGGAACGGTGGGGTCTCGGATACGAGGTGCTGCGGGCACGCAACCGGGGCATCATCCTGGTCCGCGTGTCCGGATACGGGCAGACCGGACCGGAAGCGCAGAAAGCCGGGTACGCCTCGGTCGCCGAGGCGGCCAGCGGCCTGCGCCATATGAACGGTTTCCCGGGCGGTCCGCCCCCGCGGCTCGCACTCTCCCTAGGCGACAGCCTGGCGGGGATGTTCGCCGCCCAGGGTGCGCTGGCCGCGCTCTACCGGCGCACGGTCACCGGCGACGGGCAGATCGTGGACGCCGCGCTCACCGAAGCCTGCCTCGCCGTGCAGGAATCCACCATCCCCGACTACGACGTGGGCGGCGTGGTGCGCGGCCCCTCGGGCACCCGCCTGGAAGGTATCGCGCCGTCGAATATCTACCGCAGCGCCGACGGCAGCTGGGTGGTGATCGCCGCCAACCAGGACACGGTGTTCCGACGGTTGTGCGCGGCGATGGAACGACCGGAGCTGGCCACGGACGAACGTTTCGCCGGCCACACCGCGCGCGGCCGCAACCAGGACGTACTCGACGAGATCATCGGCGAGTGGGCCGCGGCCCGGCAGCCCGCGGAGATCATCGCCACCTTGAACGAGGCGGGCGTGATCAGCGGGCCCATCAATACCGTCGCCGAGGTCGTCACCGACCCGCAGCTCAACGCGCGCGGCATGATCGCCGACCACTACGACGAGCGGATCCAGCGGAATGTGAAGGGCCCGGGCGTGATTCCCGTCCTGTCGGTCACTCCGGGGACCATTCGCAACGCCGGGTCGGCCCGGCCGGGACAGCACAACGACGAGGTGTACTCCGGTCTGCTCGGAAAAACCGAGGCCGAGCTCGAGGCTCTCCGGTCGCGCGGAATCATCTAG
- a CDS encoding serine aminopeptidase domain-containing protein — protein sequence MSHHVERIPYVVAYANTSGTRDAYGGLTEMVTLDSILVKPADLASDTVLVLMHPVSSGTYLPIVTALARAGHHIIVCNSRYRGADAALLMEKVVQDLGECVRDAKNRLGYDKVVLAGWSGGGSLSVYYQQQAQHPTVTASPSGDGPDLTALGLIPADGILLMAAHISRHHTLTECLDPAILDETDPTRRDPELDLYDTANPNQPPYTPEFVARYRQAQHDRNRRITAWVKEKLVAIRASDRPQDEFCFVVHGTMADPTVLDPALDPNDRTPGESYLGEPQEVNTGAFGLARFTTLRSWLSQWSIDDALGDAVACGPDIAVPTLVLYNAADNVCTPSHAHRIYAALGCADKELHEIPGANHYYLGPDQREPLAKAIGLVDDWLRTRDLGPRA from the coding sequence ATGTCGCATCATGTCGAACGCATCCCGTATGTCGTGGCCTACGCGAACACCTCCGGAACCCGAGACGCCTACGGCGGGCTCACCGAAATGGTCACCCTCGATTCGATTCTGGTGAAACCCGCGGACCTCGCCTCCGATACGGTGCTGGTGCTCATGCACCCGGTCTCCAGCGGCACCTACCTGCCGATCGTCACCGCACTCGCCAGGGCAGGGCATCACATCATCGTGTGCAACAGCCGCTACCGGGGCGCCGACGCCGCGCTGCTCATGGAGAAAGTGGTGCAGGACCTCGGGGAATGCGTCCGTGACGCGAAGAACCGGCTCGGCTACGACAAGGTCGTGCTGGCCGGGTGGAGCGGCGGCGGCTCGCTATCGGTGTACTACCAGCAGCAGGCCCAACATCCGACGGTCACCGCGAGCCCCTCCGGTGACGGTCCCGACCTCACCGCACTCGGCCTGATCCCCGCCGACGGAATTCTGCTGATGGCCGCGCATATCAGCCGTCACCACACCCTCACCGAATGCCTGGATCCCGCGATCCTGGACGAGACCGACCCGACCCGGCGCGACCCGGAACTGGACCTCTACGACACGGCCAACCCCAACCAGCCGCCCTATACCCCGGAATTCGTGGCTCGCTACCGGCAGGCCCAACACGACCGGAACCGGCGGATCACCGCCTGGGTGAAGGAGAAACTGGTCGCCATCCGGGCTTCGGACCGTCCGCAGGACGAATTCTGCTTCGTCGTGCACGGCACCATGGCCGACCCCACCGTCCTCGACCCCGCCCTCGACCCCAATGACCGCACTCCCGGTGAGTCCTATCTTGGTGAACCGCAGGAGGTGAACACCGGCGCGTTCGGGCTGGCCCGGTTCACCACCCTGCGCAGTTGGCTGTCGCAGTGGAGCATCGACGACGCACTGGGCGACGCGGTGGCCTGCGGACCGGATATCGCCGTGCCCACGCTGGTGCTCTACAACGCCGCCGACAATGTCTGCACCCCCTCGCACGCCCATCGGATCTACGCGGCGCTGGGCTGCGCGGACAAGGAACTGCACGAGATCCCCGGCGCCAACCACTACTATCTCGGTCCCGACCAGCGTGAACCGCTCGCGAAGGCGATCGGCCTGGTCGACGACTGGCTGCGCACCCGCGACCTGGGCCCGCGCGCATGA
- a CDS encoding homogentisate 1,2-dioxygenase produces the protein MESFVHLRKGTTPDRLHADLNGLKDDELGRGGFTGRTAQLYRRNDPVSYRAVGPLAPVDVLADALQPTDATDPAGAPLLLFSNADCRISLSRRAVEMPFFARHIDGDLLSFVHKGTGLLETEFGPLRYREGDWVYLPKACTFRQVPDDETTLLMIEATEEFRVPPPGPLGRHFPFDPGRTTVPEPYAFDDDGRDEYEIRLIHEGGPTSLFYRHHPLDVAGWQGDNFPFTFNIADYNVILSDTVHLPATVHLFMQATGVYVMNFLPKRAESAPGTETVPWYHRNADYDEIAFFHGGDMYGVPMPPGLISHAPQGVHHGAPEKMRERARRKREEITHIGWTTIAVDTRRRLVPSPEVIAGNLGAH, from the coding sequence ATGGAATCCTTTGTTCACCTGCGGAAAGGCACCACCCCGGATCGGCTGCACGCTGACCTGAACGGGCTCAAGGACGACGAACTGGGCCGCGGCGGATTCACCGGCCGGACCGCCCAGCTGTACCGGCGCAACGATCCCGTCAGCTATCGCGCCGTGGGCCCCCTCGCCCCGGTCGACGTACTCGCCGACGCGCTGCAACCCACCGACGCCACCGATCCCGCGGGCGCACCGCTGCTGTTGTTCTCCAACGCCGACTGCCGGATATCACTGAGCAGGCGCGCCGTGGAGATGCCGTTCTTCGCCCGGCACATCGATGGCGATCTGCTGTCGTTCGTGCACAAGGGAACCGGCCTGCTGGAAACCGAGTTCGGACCACTGCGCTACCGCGAGGGCGATTGGGTCTATCTGCCGAAGGCATGCACGTTCCGGCAGGTGCCCGACGACGAGACGACGCTGCTCATGATCGAAGCGACCGAGGAGTTCCGGGTCCCGCCGCCCGGACCGCTGGGCCGCCACTTCCCGTTCGACCCCGGCCGGACGACCGTCCCCGAGCCGTATGCCTTCGACGACGACGGGCGCGACGAGTACGAGATCCGCCTGATCCACGAGGGCGGCCCGACTTCGCTCTTCTACCGGCATCACCCGCTGGACGTGGCGGGTTGGCAGGGCGACAATTTCCCGTTCACCTTCAATATCGCCGACTACAACGTGATCCTCTCCGATACCGTGCACCTGCCCGCCACCGTGCATCTGTTCATGCAGGCCACGGGCGTGTACGTGATGAACTTCCTGCCCAAGCGCGCCGAATCGGCGCCAGGCACCGAAACCGTTCCGTGGTATCACCGCAACGCCGACTACGACGAGATCGCGTTCTTCCATGGCGGCGACATGTACGGCGTGCCGATGCCGCCCGGCCTGATCTCGCATGCGCCGCAGGGCGTTCATCACGGGGCGCCGGAGAAGATGCGTGAGCGGGCACGACGCAAACGCGAGGAGATCACCCATATCGGGTGGACCACCATCGCGGTCGACACCCGGCGCAGACTCGTTCCCTCTCCCGAGGTCATCGCCGGCAATCTCGGCGCGCACTGA
- a CDS encoding TetR/AcrR family transcriptional regulator, whose product MNAVVPPEPRGPRNARGRPPTGDSPASADEILTVALRVFARDGFAGASVAAINRELGVSHNLIHQRFGSKEALWYAVVDWIFGNVVTLLKIRPPRRDLPPLEEFRAGIIRFLELQAEHPDVVRLISMEAAIEGPRLTYLYDRHIEPMSVLIAEPLIPLIQQRILNRDDLRSLHFLIAHGATAPFALLPLATRMSPADPRSERAVRRHARLVADTIVAGIEARAARRPAGESG is encoded by the coding sequence ATGAACGCTGTCGTCCCACCCGAACCGCGGGGTCCGCGCAATGCGCGCGGGCGCCCGCCCACCGGGGATTCACCGGCCTCGGCGGACGAGATCCTCACCGTCGCGCTGCGGGTCTTCGCGCGCGACGGATTCGCCGGGGCCTCGGTGGCCGCGATCAACCGCGAACTGGGGGTGAGCCACAACCTGATCCACCAGCGGTTCGGTTCGAAGGAAGCGCTCTGGTACGCGGTGGTGGACTGGATCTTCGGGAATGTGGTCACCCTGCTGAAGATCCGCCCGCCGCGCCGGGACCTGCCGCCGCTCGAGGAATTCCGGGCGGGCATCATCCGGTTCCTGGAACTCCAGGCCGAGCACCCCGATGTGGTGCGGTTGATCAGTATGGAGGCCGCGATCGAGGGCCCCCGCCTGACCTACCTCTACGACCGGCACATCGAACCGATGTCGGTGCTCATCGCCGAACCCCTGATACCCCTGATCCAGCAGCGAATCCTGAACCGCGACGATCTACGATCCCTGCATTTCCTGATCGCCCACGGCGCGACCGCGCCGTTCGCGCTGCTGCCGCTGGCGACCCGGATGTCGCCCGCGGATCCGAGATCCGAACGCGCGGTGCGCCGCCACGCCCGGCTGGTCGCCGACACCATCGTCGCGGGCATCGAGGCACGGGCGGCGCGGCGTCCGGCCGGGGAGTCCGGCTGA
- a CDS encoding TetR/AcrR family transcriptional regulator: MARARGAVQLTVDDWLQTGYTILAEAGFRDLKLDEVCRRLGVTKGSFYHHFPDIPAFKDALVTSWGGWRDREHGRIDALAGAPPRERLIAMTALLNSSRHWTLERAMREWARSDPRAAASVRASDRHARRAVRQAFLDHGFDPDTAARRAEWMFAMGIGALHLSDSPRAERAAAGERTALVDFLLRP, encoded by the coding sequence ATGGCGCGGGCTCGGGGTGCCGTCCAGTTGACGGTCGATGATTGGTTGCAGACCGGATACACGATCCTGGCCGAAGCGGGATTCCGGGACCTGAAGCTCGACGAGGTGTGCCGGCGTCTCGGGGTGACCAAAGGCAGTTTCTACCACCACTTTCCCGATATCCCCGCGTTCAAGGACGCGCTCGTGACCTCCTGGGGCGGCTGGCGCGACCGGGAGCATGGGCGGATCGACGCCCTCGCCGGCGCCCCGCCGCGGGAACGGTTGATCGCGATGACGGCCCTGCTCAACAGTTCCCGGCACTGGACCCTGGAACGGGCCATGCGCGAATGGGCGCGTTCGGATCCACGCGCGGCCGCGAGCGTGCGGGCGTCGGACCGGCATGCGCGCCGCGCGGTCCGGCAGGCATTCCTGGATCACGGGTTCGACCCGGATACCGCCGCCCGGCGCGCGGAGTGGATGTTCGCGATGGGCATCGGCGCCTTGCACCTGTCGGATTCGCCGCGGGCCGAGCGGGCGGCGGCGGGCGAGCGGACCGCACTGGTCGATTTCCTGCTGCGACCGTGA
- a CDS encoding amidase: MCTANTVPRKANTRADAPSIRDLSTRLRAGSTTSTELVEQALARIDAVNPEINAFTYVDGAGALDRAAALDRERRGPGRRGQLHGIPIAVKDVIDVAAMPTECGSAQLAGNIATTSAPIVARLEELGAVVLGKTVTHEFAYGPTGDCSAAGPSRNPHDLARMTGGSSGGSAAAVAAGIVALAVGTDTGGSCRVPAALCGVTGFKPGYGQISVDGVYPLASSLDHVGFLLADPADLHVVGRELGLEPAGPPRGDGPITVGWLDPVHLGPADPVLVARCRAVLAGLETTGAIRLVEPRLPHPERLQAMFQTIQSFEVTAVHATMLRDRPDLYQPDTLDRLLGARQVTSREYEKARAERPRAVAEVRQLFDGEIDVLATITAPITAPALGERLSVVSGYRVPTKQALLSMTGIWNLIGEPAISVPAGQIDGLPIGMQLVARRSVRQLAELGSAVSRQAAAAG; this comes from the coding sequence ATGTGCACAGCGAATACCGTTCCACGCAAGGCGAATACACGCGCCGACGCACCGTCGATCCGCGACCTGTCCACCCGGTTGCGCGCCGGTTCGACCACCTCGACCGAGCTCGTCGAACAGGCGCTCGCCCGGATCGACGCGGTGAACCCCGAGATCAACGCCTTCACCTACGTCGACGGCGCCGGCGCGCTCGACCGGGCCGCCGCCTTGGACCGCGAGAGGCGCGGCCCGGGGCGTCGGGGACAGCTGCACGGCATCCCGATCGCGGTCAAAGACGTGATCGACGTCGCCGCCATGCCGACCGAATGCGGCTCCGCCCAGCTGGCCGGGAACATCGCCACCACGTCCGCACCCATCGTCGCGCGGCTGGAAGAACTCGGCGCGGTCGTACTCGGCAAAACCGTCACCCACGAATTCGCCTACGGGCCCACGGGAGACTGTTCGGCCGCCGGGCCCTCCCGCAACCCGCACGATCTCGCGCGAATGACGGGCGGCTCCAGCGGCGGCAGCGCCGCGGCGGTCGCGGCCGGAATCGTGGCGCTCGCCGTGGGAACCGATACCGGCGGCTCCTGTCGCGTCCCGGCCGCGCTGTGCGGGGTCACCGGATTCAAACCCGGATACGGACAGATCAGCGTGGACGGCGTATATCCGCTGGCGTCCAGCCTGGACCACGTCGGCTTCCTGCTCGCCGACCCCGCCGATCTCCACGTGGTGGGCCGGGAACTCGGGCTGGAACCGGCCGGACCGCCGCGCGGGGACGGCCCGATCACGGTGGGCTGGCTGGACCCGGTCCACCTCGGACCGGCCGACCCTGTCCTCGTCGCACGCTGCCGTGCGGTCCTCGCCGGGCTGGAAACCACCGGAGCGATCCGCCTCGTCGAGCCGCGCCTACCGCACCCGGAGCGGCTGCAGGCGATGTTCCAGACGATCCAGAGCTTCGAGGTCACCGCCGTACACGCGACCATGCTGCGCGACCGTCCCGACCTGTATCAGCCCGATACGCTGGACCGCCTGCTCGGCGCCCGGCAAGTGACCTCGCGGGAGTACGAAAAAGCCCGCGCCGAGCGTCCACGGGCGGTAGCGGAGGTGAGGCAGCTGTTCGACGGCGAGATCGACGTGCTGGCCACGATCACCGCACCGATCACCGCACCGGCCCTCGGCGAGCGCCTCTCGGTCGTCTCCGGCTACCGCGTCCCCACCAAGCAGGCGCTGCTGTCGATGACCGGTATCTGGAATCTCATCGGGGAACCCGCGATCAGCGTTCCCGCCGGGCAGATCGACGGACTGCCGATCGGGATGCAACTGGTGGCCCGTCGCTCGGTGCGACAACTGGCGGAGCTGGGCTCGGCTGTTTCGCGGCAGGCGGCCGCCGCGGGGTGA
- a CDS encoding nitrilase family protein: MTVSPVTIAVVQSDPKVGLEHREQNLTAGLAAAEAAAAEGANLIVLPELSSSGYSFDNRAEAFAHAEPVDGPFIDAWCEFAARRAVYVVVGFAELDGVRLFDTAALIGPGGLIGTYRKTHLWNQEKLWFTPGDLGFPVYDTPIGRIGMLICWDIWFPEVPRILTQQGADIICSSNNWVWTPPPLFDEAGRCMADYLTMTAAHTNNVFIAASNRVGVDREARFLGCSMIAGTNGWPLGAVAGPEERTIVYASVDLATARSAPIWNDLNDLHRDRRTDLYDSMLGYTRGERFPR; this comes from the coding sequence ATGACCGTCAGTCCCGTGACCATCGCCGTAGTCCAGTCCGACCCCAAGGTCGGGCTCGAGCATCGGGAACAGAACCTGACCGCAGGCCTGGCCGCCGCGGAAGCGGCGGCCGCCGAGGGCGCGAACCTGATCGTGCTGCCCGAACTGTCGTCCTCGGGCTACTCCTTCGACAACCGCGCCGAAGCCTTCGCGCACGCCGAACCGGTCGACGGCCCCTTCATCGACGCCTGGTGCGAATTCGCCGCCCGGCGCGCGGTGTACGTCGTGGTCGGCTTCGCCGAGCTCGACGGTGTGCGGCTGTTCGACACCGCGGCGCTCATCGGCCCGGGCGGGCTGATCGGCACCTACCGCAAAACCCACCTGTGGAACCAGGAGAAACTCTGGTTCACCCCGGGTGACCTGGGCTTTCCCGTGTACGACACACCTATCGGCCGGATCGGGATGCTGATCTGCTGGGATATCTGGTTTCCCGAGGTGCCGCGGATCCTCACCCAGCAAGGCGCCGACATCATCTGTTCGAGCAACAACTGGGTCTGGACTCCGCCGCCGTTGTTCGACGAGGCCGGCCGGTGCATGGCCGACTATCTGACGATGACCGCGGCCCACACCAACAACGTGTTCATCGCCGCGTCCAACCGGGTCGGCGTCGACCGCGAGGCGCGATTCCTCGGCTGCTCGATGATCGCCGGAACCAACGGCTGGCCCCTCGGCGCCGTCGCCGGGCCCGAAGAACGCACGATCGTCTACGCATCCGTCGACCTGGCGACCGCGCGCAGTGCACCGATCTGGAACGACCTCAACGATCTGCACCGGGACCGGCGCACGGATCTGTACGACTCGATGCTGGGATACACCCGCGGCGAAAGGTTCCCGCGATGA
- a CDS encoding LacI family DNA-binding transcriptional regulator: MSNPRPATLQQIAADLGLHVSTVSRILNASAADGAKAASSKTVERVRAYAKEVDYRPNPLGAGLRTKRTNQVAALVPRLSDLVLSTIYEGIDEAATEAGLSAFVTNTFDDPRIQQQKVELALSRRVDGIILGDSRLDGVVAAELRRRKVPYVLVNRRAPGHVSITCDDYLGGRLAAEHLFRHGHRTVGIVAAQPYASTGSDRRRGFLDYFAENECPIPEELVAHCGFDPESGAEAADRLLRDRPELTALFAVNDFSAIGAMSAVRQHGRTVGTDLAVVGFNDISIARQLAVPLTSVHSDMHGMGRAAVDALVRIIAGQTPESRALPPTLVVRASSDFRTTR, from the coding sequence ATGTCGAACCCGCGTCCCGCGACACTGCAGCAGATCGCCGCCGATCTCGGGCTGCACGTCTCCACGGTGTCCCGGATCTTGAACGCCTCGGCCGCCGACGGCGCGAAGGCGGCCTCGTCGAAGACCGTCGAACGGGTCAGGGCCTACGCGAAAGAGGTCGACTACCGTCCCAATCCGCTGGGCGCGGGCCTGCGCACCAAGCGCACCAACCAGGTGGCGGCATTGGTGCCGCGCCTGTCGGATCTGGTCCTGTCCACCATCTACGAAGGAATCGACGAGGCCGCCACGGAGGCCGGGCTCTCCGCGTTCGTCACCAACACCTTCGACGATCCGCGGATCCAGCAGCAGAAGGTGGAACTGGCCCTCTCGCGCCGGGTCGACGGCATCATTCTGGGCGACTCTCGCCTCGACGGCGTCGTCGCCGCCGAACTGCGTCGGCGCAAAGTGCCCTACGTCCTGGTCAACCGCCGGGCGCCGGGGCACGTATCGATCACCTGCGACGACTACCTCGGTGGCCGGCTCGCGGCCGAACACCTTTTCCGGCACGGGCATCGAACCGTCGGCATCGTCGCCGCGCAGCCCTACGCCAGCACCGGCTCGGACCGGCGTCGCGGATTCCTGGACTATTTCGCCGAGAACGAGTGCCCGATCCCAGAGGAACTCGTGGCGCACTGCGGTTTCGACCCCGAGTCCGGGGCCGAGGCCGCGGATCGGCTGCTCCGGGACCGTCCCGAGCTCACCGCGCTGTTCGCCGTGAACGATTTCTCCGCGATCGGTGCCATGTCGGCGGTCCGGCAGCACGGGCGCACGGTCGGAACCGACCTGGCGGTGGTGGGTTTCAACGATATCTCCATCGCCCGGCAGCTGGCCGTGCCGCTGACCTCGGTGCACTCCGATATGCACGGTATGGGCCGCGCGGCCGTGGATGCCCTGGTGCGGATCATCGCGGGGCAGACCCCGGAAAGCCGCGCCCTGCCCCCCACGCTCGTCGTCCGAGCGTCCTCCGACTTCCGAACCACCCGATAG
- a CDS encoding alpha/beta fold hydrolase: MAVQQFVLRDFELESGETLPEAVLAYATYGELDPGRGNAIVFPTWFAGTHESNEWLIGPGRPLDTDRYFVIVPNTFGNGLSSSPSNTAAPFDGPRFPRLTMRDNVEAQYRLVTEHFGIGRLALVLGCSMAAVQTYQWAVDHPEMVRRALPYCGAPRTPAHGRVFVDGLRAALTAPLNGAGDRTAAESRSALETFARVFASWGFSQAFHRQEAYRELGFDSAEETTSGFWIANFAGLDVDNVLSQLDTWITADISRGPRFGGDLPAALGAIDAQLVSLACDTDLYFPPEDEEAAAAHLRNGKALTIHSVWGHQAGGGADPVGAEIIGEQTRRLLDATV; this comes from the coding sequence ATGGCTGTACAGCAATTCGTTCTGCGCGATTTCGAGCTCGAAAGCGGCGAGACGCTCCCCGAGGCGGTCCTCGCCTACGCCACCTACGGCGAACTCGATCCCGGCCGGGGCAACGCGATCGTCTTTCCCACCTGGTTCGCCGGCACCCATGAATCCAACGAATGGTTGATCGGCCCGGGCCGCCCGCTCGACACCGACCGCTATTTCGTCATCGTCCCGAATACGTTCGGCAACGGGCTGTCCTCGTCGCCGTCGAACACCGCCGCGCCCTTCGACGGACCGCGGTTCCCCCGCCTCACCATGCGCGATAACGTCGAAGCGCAGTATCGGCTGGTCACCGAGCATTTCGGCATCGGGCGGCTGGCACTGGTACTCGGCTGTTCGATGGCAGCCGTGCAGACCTACCAGTGGGCGGTGGACCATCCCGAGATGGTCCGGCGTGCGCTCCCGTACTGCGGAGCGCCCCGGACCCCCGCGCACGGCCGAGTGTTCGTGGACGGCCTGCGCGCGGCGCTCACCGCACCGCTGAACGGGGCCGGTGACCGCACCGCCGCCGAATCCCGCAGCGCTCTGGAGACATTCGCGCGGGTATTCGCGAGCTGGGGCTTCTCGCAGGCCTTCCACCGGCAGGAGGCCTATCGCGAACTCGGATTCGATTCCGCGGAGGAGACGACGAGCGGATTCTGGATCGCCAACTTCGCCGGTCTCGACGTCGACAACGTGCTCAGCCAGCTCGACACCTGGATCACCGCCGACATCTCGCGCGGTCCGCGGTTCGGCGGCGACCTGCCCGCGGCACTGGGCGCGATCGACGCTCAGCTCGTCTCCCTGGCCTGCGATACCGACCTGTACTTCCCGCCGGAGGACGAGGAAGCGGCCGCGGCTCACCTCCGGAACGGGAAAGCCCTGACCATCCACAGTGTGTGGGGACATCAGGCGGGCGGCGGGGCCGATCCGGTCGGCGCCGAGATCATCGGCGAGCAGACGCGCCGGCTGCTCGACGCGACTGTGTGA